A single genomic interval of Hippea jasoniae harbors:
- a CDS encoding DMT family transporter, which produces MTAATLIWGSIPIFAILCSLPSPIFVFFRVLFGLPFVVVLSLKYIGKQNLLNPKPFLWIFLSGVALSLNWIFFFFAIQITDVATAVILYYFGPVFTIILAVVFLKEPLTKRVAISTIVAFFGAILTIAPSFEKSSNITLYGILISLLASLFYGLLGFFSKLATKHHKPIKITTYQLAISIVFTLPFVFFLKFTLDTTTILLLIVTGIIHTALALFLWYDSLNFITVSEASVLSYLDPFFAIALSFIIFGQKPLLLQIIGGIFIAIGGIMVSMQNTKRKLS; this is translated from the coding sequence ATGACAGCTGCAACACTGATATGGGGCTCTATCCCAATTTTTGCTATTCTTTGCAGTCTACCATCACCGATTTTTGTTTTCTTTAGAGTTCTGTTTGGTTTGCCTTTTGTTGTGGTTTTGTCTTTAAAATATATCGGAAAACAAAACCTCTTAAATCCAAAGCCGTTTTTGTGGATTTTTCTTTCGGGTGTTGCCCTTTCTCTAAACTGGATTTTCTTCTTTTTTGCCATCCAGATTACAGATGTGGCAACAGCCGTGATATTGTATTACTTTGGGCCTGTTTTTACGATCATTTTAGCCGTTGTATTTTTAAAAGAGCCTTTAACAAAAAGAGTGGCGATTTCAACTATCGTAGCATTCTTTGGCGCTATTCTAACCATTGCTCCATCTTTCGAAAAAAGCTCAAACATAACCTTATACGGCATATTAATAAGCCTTCTTGCAAGCCTGTTTTATGGACTACTGGGTTTTTTCTCAAAACTTGCAACAAAACATCATAAGCCTATAAAAATAACAACCTATCAGCTTGCCATATCGATTGTTTTTACGCTGCCGTTTGTGTTCTTTTTAAAATTCACGCTCGACACAACAACCATCCTTTTACTTATCGTTACAGGCATAATCCATACAGCTTTGGCATTGTTTTTATGGTATGATTCATTAAATTTTATAACCGTCTCTGAAGCTTCGGTTTTATCCTACCTTGATCCGTTCTTTGCCATCGCCCTTTCGTTTATCATCTTTGGCCAAAAACCACTACTTTTGCAAATTATAGGCGGAATTTTTATAGCCATAGGCGGCATCATGGTTTCGATGCAAAATACAAAAAGAAAGTTATCTTAA
- a CDS encoding ATP-binding protein produces MYIQRAYDLEKLIKKNRVLIIYGARRVGKTTLVKEFLNKTSYKYKFDTGDNILLKELFEKADLKKIKEYCEGYQLIAIDEAQYINNIGKALKIIVDYVDDIYVIATGSSSFDLINKTGEPLTGRKRTILLYPFSLSEVYGVYNRYELKERIEDFLIFGMYPEVVLAKDRQEKIEILQELVNSYLLKDILSFEKMKSSTLLLDLLRLLSFQVGQLVSLSELAVNLHVDVKTVKRYLDLLQKSFIIRKVEGFGRNLRKEISSKSKYYFIDNGIRNAVIMNFNPLNLRDDVGGLWENFIVMEKIKKATYARIPALYYFWRTYSGEEIDLVEVSDGKIHAFEMKYTPKHTKIPKSWQKYYSDAEFDVIHADNFTDFLL; encoded by the coding sequence ATGTATATCCAAAGGGCTTACGACTTAGAAAAACTGATTAAAAAAAATAGGGTATTAATCATATATGGAGCAAGAAGGGTTGGGAAAACAACATTAGTGAAAGAGTTTTTAAATAAAACTTCTTATAAGTATAAGTTTGATACAGGAGATAATATACTTTTGAAGGAATTGTTTGAGAAAGCTGATCTAAAAAAAATAAAAGAATACTGTGAAGGGTATCAACTAATTGCAATCGATGAGGCTCAATATATAAATAACATAGGCAAAGCGTTAAAAATTATCGTTGATTATGTTGATGATATCTATGTAATTGCGACAGGTTCTTCATCTTTTGATTTGATAAATAAAACAGGTGAACCTTTAACGGGCAGAAAAAGAACAATTCTTTTATATCCATTTAGTTTGAGTGAAGTTTATGGGGTTTACAACAGATATGAATTAAAGGAGAGAATTGAGGATTTTCTTATTTTTGGTATGTATCCAGAGGTTGTTTTGGCTAAAGATAGACAGGAGAAAATCGAAATATTACAAGAGCTTGTGAATTCCTATCTACTTAAAGACATCTTGAGTTTCGAAAAGATGAAGTCATCGACTTTATTACTTGATCTGTTGAGATTGTTGAGTTTTCAGGTAGGGCAGCTTGTTTCATTGAGTGAACTTGCCGTGAACCTTCATGTAGATGTCAAAACGGTGAAAAGATACCTTGATCTGCTGCAAAAGAGTTTTATTATAAGGAAAGTAGAAGGCTTTGGTAGGAATTTAAGAAAAGAGATATCGTCAAAAAGCAAGTATTACTTCATCGATAACGGTATCAGAAATGCGGTAATAATGAACTTTAATCCGCTTAATCTAAGGGATGATGTAGGAGGCTTGTGGGAGAATTTTATTGTAATGGAAAAGATTAAAAAAGCAACTTATGCTCGTATTCCTGCACTTTACTATTTTTGGCGAACCTACAGCGGTGAAGAAATCGATTTAGTTGAAGTTTCAGATGGTAAAATTCATGCTTTTGAGATGAAATATACTCCAAAGCATACAAAAATACCCAAAAGTTGGCAGAAATATTACAGCGATGCCGAATTTGATGTTATACATGCAGATAATTTTACAGATTTTTTGTTATGA
- a CDS encoding EAL domain-containing protein yields MDEELLKALNKSDILGFYIYSTGGYIVYANNAFCNFVGYTPEELKQTKLIDLIDESYKKEADGIIKRRLQGEDFVVELQEILYKTKQGFIRPAMNFCYTATYNNNYAGIVIVVDQAKQKIYEIFYRILSNINRIISETENEKEALEKICKVISEEKGIDLAVIGAPDPKKLSYKPLFAYGGKAYKTLFKKSKISIDPQKPSGRGTIGQAYWTKKIVSVGDVYKNDNLSYWRDLQKRFGVYSICSIPLLRYGKTEYILTLYSKIKNLFSEEYLFLFENIKKVVSAALEKFEINKLNRILLTAIDKSFDLTVVADKNLKIQFVGGRIEQILGYKKEEILGKPFKILIYETADESLFGFYRKLRKSNLFSEVALCKAKNGTPRKVMLQISQIKSDTTYYIAAIKDITNEKVLIKAIDDILKKDPLTGLLNRDAFIDAINRFIERAKYKKILGGVCIINPVQFSSINEMFGFEAGNEILKSIAKRITAFLRSYDVVAKLETSRFGVLFKDMSNTEDIISVSSNLLNLLSKPYKTKDGRAIQMIFNFGVSVFPVDGKTADELLLKAHFSLKEANRNSPSISFYKEEIKEKITKSLKIKMEAEKALSKKEFALFYQPYFETLSQKIAGSEALVRWIKEGNIISPIEFIPVLERSNLIDRFEKYIVDHAINALKKIPKPLKLSINITPTNLKNKAFVDFLTKKAGDFSKNISIEITERLLLENLSKAREILTQLKDNGFSISVDDFGTGYSSLSYISNLPIDTIKIDICFTRKMVEDAKTRAIVNTIIYLARQLNLKTIAEGVETKEQLEILKEFGCDYIQGYLLAKPMPESEFLQLINSNF; encoded by the coding sequence ATGGATGAAGAACTACTTAAGGCTTTAAACAAATCAGATATACTTGGTTTTTATATATATTCAACTGGTGGATATATAGTTTATGCAAATAATGCATTTTGTAATTTTGTTGGTTATACGCCTGAAGAACTAAAACAGACAAAGCTAATCGATTTAATAGATGAGTCATACAAAAAAGAAGCAGATGGGATTATCAAGCGCAGGCTACAGGGCGAGGATTTTGTTGTTGAGCTGCAGGAGATTCTCTACAAGACAAAACAGGGATTTATAAGGCCTGCAATGAATTTTTGCTACACGGCAACCTACAACAACAACTATGCAGGCATAGTGATTGTTGTTGATCAGGCAAAACAAAAGATATATGAAATCTTTTATCGAATCCTGTCAAACATAAACAGAATAATATCAGAAACAGAAAATGAAAAAGAGGCTTTAGAGAAAATCTGTAAGGTTATATCTGAAGAAAAAGGGATAGACCTTGCCGTAATAGGTGCACCCGATCCAAAAAAACTATCGTATAAACCTCTATTTGCATACGGTGGAAAAGCCTATAAAACCCTATTTAAAAAGTCAAAGATTAGCATAGATCCACAAAAACCATCAGGCAGGGGCACAATAGGTCAGGCATATTGGACAAAAAAGATAGTTTCGGTTGGCGATGTATACAAAAACGACAACCTATCCTACTGGAGGGATTTACAAAAACGATTCGGTGTTTATTCAATCTGCTCTATTCCATTGTTAAGGTACGGCAAAACTGAATACATATTAACGCTATATTCAAAAATAAAAAACCTGTTTTCAGAGGAATACCTCTTTCTGTTTGAAAACATAAAAAAGGTAGTATCAGCTGCATTGGAGAAATTTGAAATAAACAAATTAAACAGAATTCTTCTAACAGCCATAGATAAATCCTTTGACTTAACTGTTGTTGCCGACAAAAACCTTAAAATACAGTTTGTAGGTGGCAGAATTGAACAGATTTTGGGTTATAAAAAAGAGGAAATTTTAGGCAAACCGTTTAAGATATTGATCTATGAAACCGCTGATGAAAGCCTTTTTGGATTTTACAGAAAGCTTCGAAAGTCTAATTTATTTTCAGAGGTTGCCTTATGCAAAGCAAAAAACGGAACACCAAGAAAGGTTATGCTTCAGATATCACAGATAAAAAGCGATACAACATACTACATAGCAGCCATTAAGGATATTACAAATGAAAAAGTGTTGATAAAAGCAATAGATGATATACTAAAAAAAGACCCTCTCACTGGCCTTCTAAACAGGGATGCCTTTATTGATGCTATAAACCGTTTTATCGAAAGAGCAAAATATAAAAAGATATTGGGTGGAGTATGCATTATAAACCCTGTTCAGTTTTCTTCCATTAATGAGATGTTTGGATTTGAAGCAGGTAATGAAATTCTAAAAAGTATCGCAAAACGCATAACTGCTTTTTTGAGGTCATACGATGTAGTGGCAAAGTTAGAAACATCAAGGTTTGGTGTGCTTTTTAAAGATATGAGCAATACAGAAGACATTATAAGTGTCAGCTCAAATCTGTTAAATCTTTTATCGAAACCATACAAAACAAAGGATGGCAGAGCCATTCAGATGATATTTAACTTCGGCGTAAGTGTTTTTCCTGTTGATGGAAAAACAGCAGATGAGCTGCTTTTAAAAGCCCACTTTTCATTAAAGGAGGCAAACAGAAACTCACCTTCTATTAGCTTTTACAAAGAAGAGATTAAGGAAAAAATCACAAAATCACTGAAAATAAAGATGGAAGCAGAAAAAGCTTTATCCAAGAAAGAATTCGCTCTATTCTATCAGCCATATTTTGAAACTCTATCCCAGAAAATAGCAGGCTCAGAAGCTCTTGTTCGGTGGATCAAAGAGGGCAATATAATATCACCCATAGAATTTATACCTGTTCTTGAAAGGTCAAATCTTATTGATAGATTTGAAAAATACATAGTGGATCATGCCATAAATGCATTAAAAAAAATACCTAAACCGTTAAAACTATCAATAAACATAACACCAACAAACCTCAAAAACAAAGCATTTGTTGATTTCTTAACTAAAAAAGCGGGCGATTTTTCAAAGAATATCTCAATTGAGATAACAGAAAGACTCTTGCTTGAAAATTTAAGCAAAGCCAGAGAAATTCTAACCCAACTGAAAGATAACGGCTTTTCCATCTCTGTGGATGATTTTGGCACTGGTTATTCCTCTCTAAGCTACATATCAAACCTCCCCATAGACACAATAAAAATAGATATTTGCTTTACAAGAAAAATGGTTGAAGATGCCAAAACCCGCGCCATTGTAAACACCATTATCTACCTTGCCAGACAGCTCAATCTAAAAACAATAGCTGAAGGCGTTGAAACAAAAGAGCAGCTTGAGATTTTAAAAGAGTTTGGATGCGATTACATTCAAGGGTATCTGCTTGCAAAACCGATGCCTGAGAGTGAGTTTTTACAGCTGATAAATAGCAATTTCTAA